The genomic segment TGGCGCTGGTCCGCGCAGACAACGCACGCATCCATGTGCGTCACCGATCCTGCAGACGCCGAACCGGCCGAATGCCGGGACCTTAGCTTCCTTTTGCCGTCACCGGCCGGTGGTATTCGGGCCAAAGACGTTTCACGAGATCGCGCGACGCGCCATACGCATGGCAACTGTCGATCTTGAGCGGCTTGCCTTCGCGGTCGCGGGCGTCGAGCGACGACCGCCGCACACCGACCATCGTTTGATAGGCCGTGGTTGCGATCGGGCCGAGCAATTCCTTCAGATGCGTGCACGTATCGCAGGACGGCAGACGCTTGCGAATCTCGCTGTTCCAGCCGGCACCGATGCTCAGTCCGACGAGCGCCTGCAGCGAGTCGCCGCCGCCCGGGCACTGTGCATACGGATGCGACCGGATGAACGTGGATACGGCGCGGACGACCATGTCGGCGTCGAAGACCAGCGTCACGCCGAGGTCGTGGATCGGCGACAGCGCAGCGACCGTCCGCGTGCCGCCCGGTGGCGTGAAATCGCGGGTCTTGCGGTCCGCGAGGCAGGCCGTCACTTCGAACAGGCCGTCGCTGCGCCGATAGCCGCGCATGTCGATCTGCCGATGGTGAATCTCCTCGCGCGTGATGCCGTCGTGCGGGATGTCGTGTGGGAGAACCATGTATCCGCTCCGCTTCGTACAACCGGTTCTTTAGCAGGCAAGAGGGATGCCGCCGGCCGACCGGGGGCGCCGCGAGACGGGCCGAGGTACGCTGCCGACGACGTTGATCAGGCCATACTACGCATTTTCCGGCATCTTCGTACGCCACGCGATCGATGCGGACGCAACGAGTCGTGCATGGGTCCGGTGCAATCGATGGGCATATCGGGATGTCACGACAGGCTGTGTCGATCAATCGCCAAGTACGTCCCGTTGCCGCGATCGCCGATTCGGATGCAGCCGTCGGCACCGTCCGCGATCCGCAATCGTCTCCGTGGCCGGCGATGCGCTCGCGCGGCACGATCGTTTTCGGCTCCGCAATGCGCAACACCACGCGTCGGGCGTCGATCAGCCGCCGCCGGGCCGACCGTGCCACACGAGACTGGCCCGATTTCCGATGGGGGCCGTGAACGACGTGACTTCCGGAAACGTATCCATATAATGCGCAACACGGCCGCACGGACGCATTTTCCGCCCCCCGGATCGGGCAAATGCAGACCGGCGAGTCAGCCAGCCGTCGCGCGTACCGGTATACTTCCCTCCTGCCTTGTCCGGCATCGTGGCCGGGTGCCTGAAAACAGAGTGGCGTGCGCGATGCGGCCCCGTAGTGTTCCGCATCGGCGGCAGACGGGTCGCACGCGTGGCGGCGAAGCTTTTTTGCGCCGCGCGGAATGGCCGCACGAACCACACCTTATATTCCTGGTGGATTGAATTTATGGGTTTTGAACAACTTGCCGAATTGCGGGCGCAGCTCGCAGCGAAGGCCAAGCAGGAGCGCAACGCGAAGCGACCTGCAGCGCCGACGGACGCCGGCGCGAAGCCGAAGTCCGGCGACCAGCCGGCCCGCGGGGCCAAACCGGGTGCTGGCGCCAAAGCGCAGCACCGCGCGAAGCCCGCTTCGGCGAAGCCGTCGGCGCCGGTCGATCCGGTCATCGTCGCGATCGGCAAACTGCAGCGGAAGTTTCCGCGCGCGTTCCCGAAGAATCCGGCCCCCAAAGTACCGCTCAAGGTCGGCATCTGGGACGACCTCGCACGCGAGGCCCAGGCCGTGGGCCTCAACGAAGCCGAACTGCGTGAAGCGATGTCGACGTGGTGCCGCGGCAACCGCTACTGGTCGTGCCTTGTCGAAGACGCGGTGCGGGTCGATCTGCAGGGCACCGAAGCAGGGCGCGTGACGCATGACGACGCCGCGCGGGCGCGTCGGCTGAAGGCACGCCGTCCCGGCAAGGGTGCGGCGCAATCGTCCAAGGGCGCGCAGCAGCAGCCGAAGGCCGAGCAGCAGGCCGAGGCCGCAGCACCAGCGCCGGAACCGGCGAACGCGGAAGCGCAGATCGACGCCGCGCCGCAAGCCGAGCAGCAGATCGAGCAGCAAACGGCCGGAAACGAGTAACGCGCACTGCGCCGCCGTCGACTGCACGGCGCACCCGCATGCTCTCCGCATGCGGCGAATCACACGACAGACTGACCTGCCTCGAAAGAGGCAGGTCAGGACTGCCTCCACCGGCGGTTGACCCGCCGGCACTCTCCCTGCGACATCAGACCGGCAACGCAACCGGACGAACGGATTCCGTCAATCGGCGCTGCATCTGCGATGCTTCGACTTTGAAGTTTGCGCATGGATAGTACGCATGCCTGATTGCGATGGCACTTCGATCACATAATTCGGTTTCCTAAAATAGTGATATCGGGATCGTCGATCGGCATGTGAACGACCCCGCCCGGCCATCGTGACATGATGACGAGCGATAATCCCGGCTGGATCGTGATGCCACGCGCAGGTTGTTCGGCGCGATGCGGCTTGCATTTCGAAAGGTGCGGGAGGCTTGCACCGACACGAACCGACCCGAAGCCACGGCCACCGTTTTTTAACGTCAATTCAACCGGATCATGAACCCGAGACATTCCGCGATTCTCGTCGCGCTCGCCGCGGCCGCGCTGTTCGGCGCCGCGACACCACTCGCCAAGGCGCTGATCGGCGCAATGTCGCCGTTCATGGTCGCCGGCCTGTTCTATCTCGGCAGCGGCGTCGGGCTCGGCATCGGGATCCTGCTGCGCGGGTTGCGTAACCGCCGCGCACCGGCCGCGGATGCCGCGCCGCTGCAGCGCGCCGACCTGCCGTGGCTGGCCGGCGCGATCGCGGCGGGCGGCGTGGCCGGCCCGGCGTTGCTGATGCTCGGGCTGTCGAGCACGCCGGCTGCGACGAGCGCGCTGCTGCTCAATCTCGAAGGCGTGCTGACGGCCGTCATCGCGTGGGTCGTGTTTCGCGAGAACGTGGATGTGCAGGTGTTCCTCGGAATGGTCGCGATCGTCGCGGGCGGCGCGCTGCTGTCGTGGATACCGGGCCGTGCCGGCGTGCCGGTCGGCGCGCTGCTGATCGTCGGCGCATGCCTGTGCTGGGCGATCGACAACAACCTGACCCGCAAGGTCGCCGCGAACGACGCGATGGTCATCGCGTGCGTGAAAGGGCTGATCGCCGGGCCCGTGAACATCGGCATCGCGCTGGCGACCGGTGCAACGCTGCCCGCCGTGCCGGTCACGGCCGCCGCGATGCTGACGGGGCTCGGCGGCTACGGGATCAGCCTCGTGCTGTTCGTCGTCGCGCTGCGTCATCTCGGCAGCGCGCGTACCGGCGCGTATTTTTCAATCGCGCCGCTGTTCGGCGTGGTGCTGTCGCTGCTGATCTGGCCCGCGCTGCCGCCCGCGACGTTCTGGATCGCCGCCGCGCTGATGGCGCTCGGCATCTGGCTGCATGTGCGCGAACGGCACGAACACACGCATGCGCACGAGCGGCTCGAGCATACGCACCGGCATCGGCACGACGAACATCACCAGCACACGCACGACTTTCCGTACGATGGCAACGAACCGCACACGCATCCGCATGTGCATCTGCCGATCACGCATAGTCACGCGCATTTCCCGGACATTCATCACCGGCATCGGCATTGACTGCGTCGTAAGCGGTGAACGGCCACGACGCATGCGATGCGCATCGCAAGGTGACCGTTTATGGGGCGTGCGTCGAATCGTGCGCCCGTGCATTTCCATCGCCGCTCGATCGCGGCAGCGACAGTGGGTGCGAGCCTAGTCTTCCGTCTGGATCAACCGGATCAGCGAACCGTCCGGATCGATCAGTGCGCCGACCGTGCCGCCCCACGCTTCGCGTGCCGGCCGGTGCGCACGCGGCCAGCCGGCTGCTTGCTCCGGAATGCCGGCTGCGAGCATGTCGTCGAAGAAGGCGCCGACATCCGCGAGCCGGAAACAGCAACTGAACCAGCTCGCGGCCGGATCGAGTTCGGGGTGCGGAAAGAATTCCAGCAACAGGTCGCCGCGTTTGAGGATCATCCAGCCGTCGTCGCGCCACGTTTCGACGAACCCCAGTTTTTCGTAGAAGCGGGACGTGGTTTCGAAATCGCGCGACGGCAGGTTGGGGCTCGCAATGTCGGTCAAGGCGGTTTCTCCGGTTGGCGATGCGACGAAACGCGCGGGCAGCGCAGCCGCCGCGGCTATCGCGCGTGAGGAAAGCAGAAGCCGAAATCTTCGCAGCCCGGGCATCCGGGGGCGGGCCCCGATGGTATGCCGAGCGATGTCGCCACTTCCTGCGCGAGGAATTTTTTCCAGCGCAGGTGAGTGACGTTGCGCGCGGCGAGCGCGGGGAAATAGCGATCGAGCATCGCCGATACCGCATCGCGTCCGTCGAGCCCGAGGTCGCGCCACAGATGGTCGGGGCGCAGGCACGCATGCGCGATGATCGACGCGAGGCAGTCGGCGTCGTCGCGGGTCGCGGCGGGATTCGCGTCGTCCATCAGCCGCGCGTGCAGCGTTGTGACGAATGCCGCGTGGGCGAATGGCAGCAGCGCCATCGCAACCATCGACACGAGTGCGGCGGCATCGGCGGAAGGCAGGCGCGGAAACCGGCGGGCAAGCAGGCCGACCCACTGCGCATGCGACAGGCCAAGCAGCGCGAGTTCGTTGCGCCGTGCGCGTGCCGCAACGAGGGCGCCGAACAGGCGTGTGTCGGGCGTGTCGGCGTTGGCCGCCGCGAGCAGCAGCGCCTGCAACGCCCGTTCATGCGAGGGCGGTTCGGTGCGATCGAGTGCGGCGGTCATCGTGCGCACCCGCGTGACGGCCGGGCGACACGACCCGCGCGAATGCGCGGCGCAAACCGGATCACGATCGCGGCGCTCGTCACGCGTCACTCGACGCCGACGATCACGCTCGATGCCTTGAAGATCGCAGCCGCGACCGTGCCGCTCGCGAGGCCGAGACGATCGACGCTGTCGTTGGTCACGATCGCGACGATTTCGGCGCCGCCCGCGGCCTGGATCACGACTTCCGAATTGACCGCGCCCTTCGCGACCGACGATACGGTGCCCGCGACGCAGTTGCGGGCCGACACCTTGCTGCTGTCGACGTCGACCATCACGATGACCGACGATGCCTTGACGAGCGCGAACGCCTGCGTGCCGGCCGCGAGGCCCAGCGAAGCCGCGCTGCCGTGAGTGATCACGGCGACGATGTCGAGGCCGTCCTGCGTGCGGAGCGTGATTTCGTCGTTGACGGCACCGGGCTTGACGGCGCTGATCCGGCCGGCGAAATGGTTGCGGGCGCTGGTTCGCATGATGACTCTCCGAGGGGATGCCGCTGCCGGAGCGGCAGCGGAAGATGAATGGAAGTGAATCGGGCAGTTTACCGTCAACGCGGGCGTCCCGTCGTTCTCCGGATGCTATGGCGCGAATCAGGAAACCCCTTTGCGCAAGGCGTTTCACGAAGCCGACGCCATATACCGAGGCCTATGACGCTTGGGCCATTACTCGTTCGCCGCGGGGGGCGACGCGGCAGGGGCGGCACGCGCGGTGGCGGGCCGGGCATCCCGTGCGGTCGCCGCGTTGTCGCTGTCCCATCCGCCGCCAAGCGCGAGGAACAGCTTCACCTGATCGGCGGCGACCTGCCCTTCGGCCGCCGCGACCTGCGCCTGCACGCTCGTCAGCGTGCGCGTCGCGTCGAGGTCGGAGAGGAACGACTCGCGGCCGGCCGCGTAGAGACGATGGGTTTCGTCGGCGGAATTGCGCGCCGATTCGTAGGCCGTGCGCAGTGCATCG from the Burkholderia pyrrocinia genome contains:
- a CDS encoding DMT family transporter yields the protein MNPRHSAILVALAAAALFGAATPLAKALIGAMSPFMVAGLFYLGSGVGLGIGILLRGLRNRRAPAADAAPLQRADLPWLAGAIAAGGVAGPALLMLGLSSTPAATSALLLNLEGVLTAVIAWVVFRENVDVQVFLGMVAIVAGGALLSWIPGRAGVPVGALLIVGACLCWAIDNNLTRKVAANDAMVIACVKGLIAGPVNIGIALATGATLPAVPVTAAAMLTGLGGYGISLVLFVVALRHLGSARTGAYFSIAPLFGVVLSLLIWPALPPATFWIAAALMALGIWLHVRERHEHTHAHERLEHTHRHRHDEHHQHTHDFPYDGNEPHTHPHVHLPITHSHAHFPDIHHRHRH
- a CDS encoding TOBE domain-containing protein, coding for MRTSARNHFAGRISAVKPGAVNDEITLRTQDGLDIVAVITHGSAASLGLAAGTQAFALVKASSVIVMVDVDSSKVSARNCVAGTVSSVAKGAVNSEVVIQAAGGAEIVAIVTNDSVDRLGLASGTVAAAIFKASSVIVGVE
- a CDS encoding DUF2889 domain-containing protein, with amino-acid sequence MVLPHDIPHDGITREEIHHRQIDMRGYRRSDGLFEVTACLADRKTRDFTPPGGTRTVAALSPIHDLGVTLVFDADMVVRAVSTFIRSHPYAQCPGGGDSLQALVGLSIGAGWNSEIRKRLPSCDTCTHLKELLGPIATTAYQTMVGVRRSSLDARDREGKPLKIDSCHAYGASRDLVKRLWPEYHRPVTAKGS
- a CDS encoding ProQ/FinO family protein, with translation MGFEQLAELRAQLAAKAKQERNAKRPAAPTDAGAKPKSGDQPARGAKPGAGAKAQHRAKPASAKPSAPVDPVIVAIGKLQRKFPRAFPKNPAPKVPLKVGIWDDLAREAQAVGLNEAELREAMSTWCRGNRYWSCLVEDAVRVDLQGTEAGRVTHDDAARARRLKARRPGKGAAQSSKGAQQQPKAEQQAEAAAPAPEPANAEAQIDAAPQAEQQIEQQTAGNE
- a CDS encoding bleomycin resistance protein, which encodes MTDIASPNLPSRDFETTSRFYEKLGFVETWRDDGWMILKRGDLLLEFFPHPELDPAASWFSCCFRLADVGAFFDDMLAAGIPEQAAGWPRAHRPAREAWGGTVGALIDPDGSLIRLIQTED
- a CDS encoding nitrogen fixation protein NifQ — translated: MTAALDRTEPPSHERALQALLLAAANADTPDTRLFGALVAARARRNELALLGLSHAQWVGLLARRFPRLPSADAAALVSMVAMALLPFAHAAFVTTLHARLMDDANPAATRDDADCLASIIAHACLRPDHLWRDLGLDGRDAVSAMLDRYFPALAARNVTHLRWKKFLAQEVATSLGIPSGPAPGCPGCEDFGFCFPHAR